In Dermacentor albipictus isolate Rhodes 1998 colony chromosome 6, USDA_Dalb.pri_finalv2, whole genome shotgun sequence, the following proteins share a genomic window:
- the DCP1 gene encoding mRNA-decapping enzyme 1B isoform X1: MSSSTAANRMNLAALQRVDSAVTEIVDNASQVALYKFASATNGWEKTEIEGALFVFAWSKTPSHGFIVMNRLSTTNRLELITEEVEFQTQSPFLLYKSGSGINCIWFYNTNECERVGKLCQSLAKASKMSSKSKNRQRCASESDSLHHLQLATPAVSQDGAPKDIVALLSKAKDQYNMKKAEASSNGQKQHRNGTRGRGSRTFVSSAMVNSAHSEVTSNGHHASVPSPPNVLHKPTPLRTITNGIVATATAEAPSTPLSVESLFAAVGQKKPEVSSGSEDAKEALLRALLSNPDNRLEHVERIQRKEADASGDVSCEQPRLRAASCQANISAWEVSDDLRQKLNLCSSSSSAENSVLPPVVTPAMLEVGLGSAERHSSPTTVALRDPLPGREPCKAPAASDLPLLSPMAFTKPVGQPAAMPFPSFGSALFGTPGVYMNGDMVANNRESVSALTKDQLKDALVHMLQTDDSFLVKLHEAYVGSLKSRFNLDTRTGNGSSTGSLL, encoded by the exons ATGTCCTCCAGTACAGCTGCGAACCGCATGAACTTGGCTGCCTTGCAGAGAGTCGATTCTGCGGTCACCGAGATCGTCGACAACGCGAGCCAAGTAGCCCTGTACAAGTTTGCCTCGGCGACAAACGGCTGG GAAAAAACAGAAATTGAAGGAGCTTTATTCGTCTTTGCATG GTCAAAGACCCCCAGCCATGGCTTCATTGTTATGAACCGTCTGAGCACGACCAATCGTCTGGAACTGATCACTGAAGAGGTTGAGTTCCAAACTCAGTCGCCGTTCCTTCTGTATAAAAGTGGCT CTGGAATCAACTGCATCTGGTTCTACAACACGAACGAGTGTGAAAGGGTTGGAAAGCTTTGTCAGAG CCTAGCAAAGGCCAGCAAGATGTCGTCCAAGTCAAAGAACCGCCAGCGCTGTGCCTCCGAGAGTGACAGCCTGCACCATCTTCAACTGGCCACTCCAGCTGTTTCACAGGATGGTGCCCCTAAGGACATTGTGGCCCTCCTGTCTAAGGCAAAGGACCAGTACAACATG AAGAAAGCCGAGGCCTCCTCCAATGGCCAAAAGCAGCACCGAAATGGGACTCGGGGCCGAGGAAGCCGAACCTTTGTCTCATCAGCAATGGTGAACAGTGCACATTCAGAGGTGACCAGCAACGGCCACCACGCCAGTGTGCCATCCCCTCCAAATGTGCTGCACAAGCCTACACCGCTGAGGACAATCACTAATGGCATCGTTGCCACAGCAACTGCTGAGGCACCATCAACACCCCTCAGCGTGGAGTCTCTGTTTGCTGCTGTTGGTCAGAAGAAGCCGGAGGTGTCGAGTGGGAGTGAAGATGCAAAGGAAGCCCTGCTAAGAGCATTGCTTTCCAATCCCGACAATCGGCTGGAGCATGTGGAGCGGATTCAGCGCAAGGAAG CTGATGCAAGTGGTGATGTGTCGTGTGAGCAGCCACGCCTACGCGCGGCCTCCTGCCAGGCCAACATCTCGGCTTGGGAGGTGAGCGACGACCTGCGACAGAAGCTCAACCTGTGCTCTTCCTCATCCTCTGCCGAGAACAGTGTGCTGCCTCCGGTGGTAACGCCAGCCATGTTAGAGGTGGGCCTTGGCAGTGCCGAGCGCCACTCCTCGCCAACGACTGTTGCACTCAGGGACCCGCTTCCTGGCAGAGAGCCATGCAAG GCTCCAGCTGCGTCGGATCTGCCTCTGCTCTCACCCATGGCTTTCACGAAACCAGTTGGCCAACCTGCTGCAATGCCTTTCCCCTCATTTGGCTCTGCATTGTTTGGGACTCCTG GTGTGTACATGAACGGTGATATGGTGGCCAACAATCGGGAGTCTGTGAGTGCCTTGACCAAGGACCAACTAAAGGATGCACTGGTCCACATGTTGCAG ACGGACGATAGTTTCTTAGTGAAGCTGCACGAGGCATACGTGGGGAGTCTCAAAAGCCGGTTCAACCTCGACACTCGGACTGGCAACGGCTCATCCACGGGAAGCCTCTTGTGA
- the DCP1 gene encoding mRNA-decapping enzyme 1A isoform X2, whose protein sequence is MNRLSTTNRLELITEEVEFQTQSPFLLYKSGSGINCIWFYNTNECERVGKLCQSLAKASKMSSKSKNRQRCASESDSLHHLQLATPAVSQDGAPKDIVALLSKAKDQYNMKKAEASSNGQKQHRNGTRGRGSRTFVSSAMVNSAHSEVTSNGHHASVPSPPNVLHKPTPLRTITNGIVATATAEAPSTPLSVESLFAAVGQKKPEVSSGSEDAKEALLRALLSNPDNRLEHVERIQRKEADASGDVSCEQPRLRAASCQANISAWEVSDDLRQKLNLCSSSSSAENSVLPPVVTPAMLEVGLGSAERHSSPTTVALRDPLPGREPCKAPAASDLPLLSPMAFTKPVGQPAAMPFPSFGSALFGTPGVYMNGDMVANNRESVSALTKDQLKDALVHMLQTDDSFLVKLHEAYVGSLKSRFNLDTRTGNGSSTGSLL, encoded by the exons ATGAACCGTCTGAGCACGACCAATCGTCTGGAACTGATCACTGAAGAGGTTGAGTTCCAAACTCAGTCGCCGTTCCTTCTGTATAAAAGTGGCT CTGGAATCAACTGCATCTGGTTCTACAACACGAACGAGTGTGAAAGGGTTGGAAAGCTTTGTCAGAG CCTAGCAAAGGCCAGCAAGATGTCGTCCAAGTCAAAGAACCGCCAGCGCTGTGCCTCCGAGAGTGACAGCCTGCACCATCTTCAACTGGCCACTCCAGCTGTTTCACAGGATGGTGCCCCTAAGGACATTGTGGCCCTCCTGTCTAAGGCAAAGGACCAGTACAACATG AAGAAAGCCGAGGCCTCCTCCAATGGCCAAAAGCAGCACCGAAATGGGACTCGGGGCCGAGGAAGCCGAACCTTTGTCTCATCAGCAATGGTGAACAGTGCACATTCAGAGGTGACCAGCAACGGCCACCACGCCAGTGTGCCATCCCCTCCAAATGTGCTGCACAAGCCTACACCGCTGAGGACAATCACTAATGGCATCGTTGCCACAGCAACTGCTGAGGCACCATCAACACCCCTCAGCGTGGAGTCTCTGTTTGCTGCTGTTGGTCAGAAGAAGCCGGAGGTGTCGAGTGGGAGTGAAGATGCAAAGGAAGCCCTGCTAAGAGCATTGCTTTCCAATCCCGACAATCGGCTGGAGCATGTGGAGCGGATTCAGCGCAAGGAAG CTGATGCAAGTGGTGATGTGTCGTGTGAGCAGCCACGCCTACGCGCGGCCTCCTGCCAGGCCAACATCTCGGCTTGGGAGGTGAGCGACGACCTGCGACAGAAGCTCAACCTGTGCTCTTCCTCATCCTCTGCCGAGAACAGTGTGCTGCCTCCGGTGGTAACGCCAGCCATGTTAGAGGTGGGCCTTGGCAGTGCCGAGCGCCACTCCTCGCCAACGACTGTTGCACTCAGGGACCCGCTTCCTGGCAGAGAGCCATGCAAG GCTCCAGCTGCGTCGGATCTGCCTCTGCTCTCACCCATGGCTTTCACGAAACCAGTTGGCCAACCTGCTGCAATGCCTTTCCCCTCATTTGGCTCTGCATTGTTTGGGACTCCTG GTGTGTACATGAACGGTGATATGGTGGCCAACAATCGGGAGTCTGTGAGTGCCTTGACCAAGGACCAACTAAAGGATGCACTGGTCCACATGTTGCAG ACGGACGATAGTTTCTTAGTGAAGCTGCACGAGGCATACGTGGGGAGTCTCAAAAGCCGGTTCAACCTCGACACTCGGACTGGCAACGGCTCATCCACGGGAAGCCTCTTGTGA